The Pseudomonas entomophila genome segment GGCTACCGCTGGCTGATCACCAAGGATGGCTGGGACCCGAAACAGCGCATCACCCGCGCCCAGTTGGAGGCCAAGCCGTTCGCCGAGGACTTCTACCCGCAGGTGCCGTACTACAGCCATGCCGGCGAGTTGAAGGCCAAGATCGATCACGAAGTGAAGCTGCCTTCGAACAAGAAGGGCCGTCACGTCATCGTGCTGATGTGGATCGTGGCCAACACCGGCAACGCCTTCTACCAGGCCTTCGACGTCGACTTCCAGTAAGCCGGCGGATATTCCACACGTTCTGAAGGACTAGAACATGTCTACGTTTGACTTCACCCAACTGAAAACGGCGGAGGATGCCGCTTCGAAAATGCCGAGCCTGGCCGGCAAGAAAATCCTCATGGGCTACTGGCACAACTGGCCGGCCGGCCCCGCCGATGGCTACCAGCGCGGGCAGTTCGCCAACATGAGCCTGGAGGATGTGCCGCGGGACTACAACGTGGTGGCCGTGGCGTTCATGAAGGGCAGCGGTATTCCAACCTTCAAGCCCTACAACCTGTCCGACGCCGAGTTCCGTCGCCAGGTGGGCGTGCTGAACAGCCAGGGCAGGGCGGTGCTGATGTCCCTGGGCGGTGCCGATGCGCATATCGCACTGAACCCAGGCCATGAACAGCCACTGGCCAATGAGATCATCCGCCTGGTGGAAACCTACGGCTTCGATGGGTTGGACATCGACCTTGAACAGAGCGCGATTGACTTCGCTGCCAACAAGACTGTCCTGCCCGCCGCGCTGAAACTGGTCAAGGACCACTACGCCGCCGAGGGCAAGCACTTCATCATCAGCATGGCGCCGGAGTTCCCCTACCTGACCGCCGCTGGCCGCTACGTGCCCTACCTCCAGGCACTGGAAGGCTACTACGACTTCATCGCGCCGCAGTTCTACAACCAGGGCGGCGACGGGCTCTGGGTCGAGGAGGCCAACAACGGGCGCGGCGCGTGGATTGCCCAGAACAACGACGCGATGAAAGAGGACTTCCTCTACTACATGACCGAAAGCCTGGTCAGTGGTACCCGCGGTTTCACCAAGATCCCGGCCGACAAGTTCGTCATCGGCCTGCCGGCCAACGTCGATGCCGCGGCCACCGGCTACGTGATCAACCCGACGGCGGTGTCCAACGTGTTCAAGCGGCTTTATGCCAAGGGCATTTCGATCAAGGGCCTGATGACCTGGTCGGTCAACTGGGACAGCGGGGTGAACAAGAACCACGTGCCCTACAACCAGGAGTTCAGCCGACGCTACGGGCCGTTGACCAGCGGCAGCAACCAGGCTGTGTCGGCGCAGGACGCGCCGTAAGTGCAGACGGCTGAGTAACACGCGATCAAGGCAACATCCGGCAGACGTGCCGGATGTGCCACGGATTTGATTGTCGAGGCCAATCAATCGGAATCCGATGCCGCAAGGCATCGGATTTTTGCCGTGACTCGCCGAGGTATCGAAGCGCCAGACCAGATGTCCGAAAATGGCGAGCCTCATCGCTGCCCAAGGCATAGGATGTCCTCCATGCCAAACATCATCGATCCCCCCGAAAGCGATGCCTGCTACCTGGCCGTGAAGGCGCATGATGCCCGTTTCGACGGTGCCTTCTTCGCGGCGGTGACCAGCACGGGCATCTATTGCCGGCCGGTGTGCCGGGTGAAGACGCCACGGCGCGAGAATATCCGTTTCTACCGCCACGCCGCCCAGGCTGAGGCCGCGGGGTTCAGGCCCTGTCTGCGCTGCCGGCCGGAGCTGGCGCCGCGCGCGGCCGCGTGGAGTACCGAGGACGCGTCGCGCATCCTGGCGCTGCAGGCGGCGCGGCTGATGGATGAACCGGAAGCCTTGCCGGGCGTGACGGGGACGGGCTCGATGGTCGCCATCGCCAACCATTTGGGCGTGAGCGACCGCCACCTACGGCGCATCTTCGAGACACATTTCGGTGTTTCGCCCCTCCAGTACCTCCAGACGCGACGGTTGCTGGCGGCCAAGCAATTGATCGCCGACACGCAATTGCCAATGACCCAGGTGGCCTTGTCCAGCGGGTTTGGCAGCGTGCGTCGGTTCAACGATGCGTTTTACCAGCACTACGGCCTGAACCCGAGTGCGCTGCGCCGCGCCAAGGCCTCGCCGGGCGGGCAGGGCGTCAGCGTGCGCTTGGGCTGGCGCCCACCTTATGACGTGGAGGCCATGCTAGGCTTCCTGCGCCTGCGCGCGATACCCGGTGTGGAATGCGTGGAGGGACTGCAGTACTCGCGCACCCTTCGCTTCGGCAAGGGCAAGCACGAACACAGCGGCTGGTTACAGGTGCACTTCGACGAGGCACATGCCCAGGTGCTGGTCACGATCAGCGAGTCTCTGGCAATCGTGCTGCCCACGCTGATCAATCGCGTGCGCTGCGCCTTTGACCTGGATGCTGATCCGGGCGCCATTCACTGTGTCTTGCACGCCACGTTCCCGTCGGGCGAGGGCGTGCGCGTCCCCGGGGCGATGGACGGATTCGAACTGGCGGTGCGCGCCGTGCTCGGTCAGCAAGTCACCGTGGCCGCCGCGCGCACGCTGGGTTCGCGCCTTGCCAGCGCATTCGGTGCACCTGTTGAAACCCCCGTTCCAGGCCTTGGCCGCCTGTTCCCCACGCCGGCCGCGCTGGTAGCGTCCAGCGGCGATGCGCTTGGCCGGCTGGGCATCACCCGCCAGCGTCAGGCCGCGCTCAAGGCCTTGGCCGAGGCCGTGGAGGAGGGGCGCCTCGTCTTGAGCCCCGGTGTGGATGTTGCCGCGACGTGTGCCCAGTTGCGGGCATTGCCCGGCATCGGCGACTGGACGGCCCAGTACATCGCCTTGCGCGCGCTGCGCTGGCCCGATGCCTTCCCGGCCGGCGATGTGGCGTTGCAAAAAGCGTTGGGTGTGAGCACTGCCCGCGCTGCCACTCAGGCGGCGGAGGGCTGGCGGCCCTGGCGTGGTTATGCGGTGTTGCGCGCCTGGTTGGGGTTGGCGGACACAACACGATGACGTGCGAGGCGATCCACTCATGCGCAGGTTCGATCACTCATTGACGCGAGAGCGCGTTCAACACCGCCATGGCGTTCTGGGCATCATTCACGCCGACGAAGATATGGTCATGGTAATAGGCGGCCATCACATTGCAACTGATGCCAGCCTTGCCCAGCGCATTGGCGAACGCCGCAGTGAGCCCCACGGCTTCGAGCGAGGAGTGTACGGTCAGGGTGATCCAGGCACACACGTAGGTGTAGGGCAGCTTCAGCCTATCTGCCGTACTTCGACCCAGAATGACTGTCCATCCTTCGCGCTCCTTGAAACTACCAACAACCTCCACGTCTCGCAGCGTCATTGGGTCAGCGCCCGTGACGAACACATATTCGCCGTCGTTGAGTTCGGGCTTCATGGACTGGAGCAGTGTTTCAAGCGAGGTTTCGCCGTTCATCGCGGGGATCCTGTGCGGGTGAGCGGGCAGTCTAGGGTGTTCACCAGGTGAGATTGAAATTAGCTTTGCAGACAGGGTATTAGGGCGAGTCATGAAGCATTGGCCAGCCCAGGATGCGATGCCATTCGACTGGCGAATATTCCATGTGCGGATTGTCGATTTTCATTCGAAGCCTGGATGGACCAAGCTGGTCGTCCACATCGGTACACATCACCGAAGCCCGGCAGGTACCGCACCCGAGCACGCGGACCTGCACATGGAGAGGGCGGAGGACTGACCCAGGAGGTGACAAGGTGACGGTTTTCACTATCCAGCAAATCGACCACATTGTGCTGCGCGTGCAGGACATGCAGCGGAGTGTGGATTTCTATACCCAGGTACTGGGTTGCTCGATCAGCAAGCACAACGAAGAGCTCGCCATGATCCATCTGGCGGCGGGCGGTTCCATGATCGACCTGGTGGATATCCTAGGCCCGTTGGGGGCCAAGGGCGGTGGAGCACCTGGCAAGGAGCGACGCAACGTCGATCACTTCTGCCTGCGCGTGGAGCCGTTCGATGAGCAGGCAATCATTGCCCACCTGCAAGGGCACGGCATCTCGGTCGAGAAGGCCGCCAGCCGATACGGGGCAGAGGGTGTGGGCTTGTCGCTCTACTGCTTCGATCCTGATGGCAATCAAGTCGAGCTCAAGGGGCCGGCGGAAGTCGCCAGTGCGTGATTCGACCGTCAGGTGCCCTGGCTGCAAGCCAGGATCGCGTCCCTGATCCAGCGGTTCGCCGGGTCTGCGTCATTGCGCGAGTGCCAGGCTTGTTGGTACGACAGCACCGGCAGGTCCAGCGGGGCATCGAAGGTGCGCAGCGTCGGGTACCGGTCCAGATCCCGAACCGGCCAACTCGCCACCGTCAGGATGAGGTCGGTACCGGCGATGAGTTCGATGGCGGCGCTCCAGTGCGGCAGTGCCATGGCGATTCGGCGCCGTACCCCCATTCGCGCCAGCACCCGCTCGATTTCGTCATTGGCATCGGGGCGCAGGGCGAGCATGACGTGCGGGCGCTCCAGCCACGCCTCGAGCGACAGGCAACCGCACGCCGGCAGGGCGCTTTCATCGGCGAGGCTGACGAAGTGCTCGGGGAACAGCTCCTGCACCAGGACACCTTGGGGGTATTCCGGGAAAATGCCCAGCGCCACGTCGAGTTCGCCATCCGCCAGCTGGGCCATCATGGTCTCCCGGCTGGCCTGGCTGACCGCCAGGTCCACCCCGGGTGCGACGCGGCGAACATGACGAACCAGCCTGGGTAGCACACGGCGCGCGGCGTAGTCGGAAAGTGACAAGCGGAAGCGCGCCTGGGATTGGCCCGGGTCGAATTCGGATGCCCCCAGCAGATCATTGAGATGCCTCAGGGACTGCTCGAGCGGCCCCAGCAAGCTTTGCGCTCGGGCGGTAAGCACCAACTGGCCGTCACGGCGTATCAGCAAGGGGTCGTCGAAGTGCAGGCGAAGTTGAGCCAGGGCATGGCTGACGGCGGGCTGGCTTTTGTGCAGGCGCACCGACGCACGTGTCACGTGCCGCTCCAGCAACAGCGCGTGGAGGGTCAGCAGGAGGTTGAGGTCGATCCGTCGTAGTGCTTCCAGCATGTGCTCAATTCTGTCCGATGCATCGGGGCAGGGTAGCAACATGTCGAAAGGGATGACAGCCACGTTGTGTCGAACAGCGTCCAGACGTGGGCAATGTCGTCGCAATGTTTTGCCGTAAAAAGTCAGGGGCAGCTCCGCCGGCTCGACAGACCTGCACAACCAATGCCGAGACCTCACTTTGTGGTAGGTGAGGTTTAGGGATCGCTTACCTTGTACCTGGTTGTCCCGGCAGTCTGTTTTAAAACTTTTTGGAAGACAGGGGGCGCATACTCGAGGTAGCTCAGGGCTTCTGAGCATTGAGAGGTGCGTATGACCAGAGACAGGGATAACGGCCAGGGTGGTAAGTCAGCCGGTAATGGCGGTTGGCCGACCGAGCGAGGCGAGGATGCCAAGAGAGCCCGTCCAGAGGACCGCGACGATTACATCGAAATCCGGCCCTTTCGAGGCGGTCAGAGACAAGGCCCGCCGGATCCATCGAGGGCATCCAATGCCGAGCGCTATAGCTATCACAAGCGCCCATTGGAGTAACAGCCAAGCGTAGACTCGCTGAAATCTGCCATGGGTCGATAGCCGCCACTCGCGACCGTCCGCTATCGCCCCAAAGTAGCCCTTCACGAAGGATTTCTAAGGACCCATTGCAACCGGTCGCGTACGACTGCAATCGATCAAATCAAATGCATCTGCTTTTTCGCGGGTTTGCGGGGCAGGTAAAATTCAGACGCCTTGAAGGCCGATGACTCAGCGCTTGTAGCGTAACGCTTCAACTACAACGCCAAACGCCGATGAATGTTCTCGGCGATTGGGGTAGTAGAGATGGTAACCGGCAAAGGGCTGGCACCAATCTTCCAACACCCGTACAAGGCTACCGTCAGCTAGCTCCTTCGCCACCATGTCCTCCGGCAGGAAACCCAAGCCACATCCCGCCACGGCCGCACGCAGAATCGGCAGGCTGCTGTTGAACGTCCATTGTCCTTCGACACGGGCCTTCAGTTCGTGACCATCCTTTTCAAAATCCCATTGCATCAGGTTGCCATGGGTGGGGAGGCGCAGATTGATGCAATTTTGCGCCGCAAGATCACCGGGCACCTTCGGCACTGGCCGCTGTTTGAAATACTCGGGTGAGCCCACGACCGCGATGCGCAAGGGTGGCCCGATAGGAACGGCGATCATGTCCTTGGCCACCTGCTCTCCCAGGCGTACACCGGCGTCATAGCGTTGCGCGACGATGTCGGAAAGGGCGTAGTCGACGGTGATTTCGACTTTGATGTCTGGATAGTCGGGAAGCACCTTTGAAAGCTTGGGCCACAGAATATTGTTGGCGGCATGTTCGGATGCTTGAATCCGCACATTGCCTGCCGGGGTGTCACGAAACTCGCTGACCGCAGCCAGTTCGAGTTCGATCTCATCGAATCGCGGCGCCATCGATTGATACAGCCGCTGACCCGCCTCGGTCGGCGAAACACTGCGTGTGGTACGCGTCAGCAGGCGCACGCCCAATCGGCTTTCCAGTGCGCGCATGGTGTGACTCAGCGCCGACTGCGAGACGCCAAGCTGAGCGGCCGCGCGGGTGAAACTGCCTTCGCGGGTGATGACCACGAAGGCTTGCAGGTCGTTTAGATTGGCGCGGGACATTGATGAGAACCTCTCATAAGGGGCGCGGGATTAATCCATAAAAGCAGGTTGCACACGAATGCGCGACCCCAAGAGAGTTGATTACAAGGTGCGGGCGTAAAACGCGGTCAGTTTGCCAATTGCGGCATCGACATAACGCGGCACCCAATAGGTTTCGATGTGCGTCGCGCCGTCGAGGATAAACACTTCCTTGTCGGTGGTGCCGGTGGCTTTGGGAAAGGCGTCCTGCGTCATATACAGGCTGTCGGCTTTGCTGCCAGCGATCATCAGCAACGGTTGGTTGATCAGCTCGATAGAGTCAGTGGCGTCGAAACGCATCAAGTCGATCAGGCTGCTGGTGGTGTATTTGAAGGTCGAGTTCGGGTGCGCGTGGGTCTTCCAGTAGTACTCATAACCTTGGCGATACAGCTCGAAGGGCAGCTTGGCAATCTGCTCGTCGGTGAGGTTGGCATCGCCCGAATACAGCACCGTGCCACCGGACGCTTCTTGCGCGCGGGCTGCTGATGCCTGTTGCAGGCGTTGCTGAATGCTGTCCATTTGCGAGTCGTTGTAGCCGTTGCGACGTACCCGCCCCGAATTGAACATGCTCACGGTTGCTAGCGACTTGAAGCGTTTGTCGGTTTGCGCTGCCGCCAACGAGTAACCACCGCCACCACAGATGCCGAGCAAGCCCAGACGCTTGTCATCGACACCGGCAAACTGGCTGATGAAGTCGGCCATCCCGTGAATGTCTTCGATGCGATACGCCGGTTTATCGATGCTGCGCGGCTGACCACCGCTTGCGCCCTGAAACGCCGCATCGGCAGTGATGGTGATGTAGCCCTGTTCGGCCAGGCGTTGAGAATACAGACCGGCGACTTGTTCTTTCACGCCGCCATTGGGGTGTGCAACGACCACGGTCGGGTAGGTCTTCTTCGCGTCATAGTTGGCCGGGGTGTATACGTTGGCGGCGATATCCAGACCGTTGAGCTTGTAGCTGACCGGATGAATGTTGACCTTGCCCGGTTCGTTCTTGCTGATCGCGCCGTCGTAGGCGAGGGTGAACGGGTTCTTTTTGTAATCGGCGGCTAAGGCTTCGCCCGCCGAGAGGCCGACCAATGCCGACATGAACGTGGCCTTGAGGGTTTTTTTCACGTGAAGCTCCTGAGCAATCAAAAGGGCGGCAGTTGCAAACGTGTCAGGTTCAGTCCAGCTGGTTTTCTTTGAGGAATTGCCCGACCAGATCCGCGATCTGCGCGTTGTTCAGATCCGACATGGGGAAGTGGGTATTGCCGTGAATGCCGATCTCCGGCAGGTGGATCAGTCGCACATCCCCGCCGTGGCGATTGACCGCGTCACGCCAGAGCCGGGCCATTTCCAGGCGTGCGCGCCAACTGTCCTGGGCGGGCAGGTCGACCGCTTGCTCCGGGATGTTGTCGCCGTAAAGGATCAGAATCGGAATGCGCGTGAGGGCCATGAATTGCTCCATCGGCACCGCCGCGCCTTGCACCGTGTCGAACGCACTGGGAATAGGCGCAGGCACTTCACCATCAGCGAACACGAAGCTGCTGCCCGGTTCGAACGTCACGATGGCTTTGACCTTGTCGTTCTTGATCGCTGTCAACCAGCCTGGCCCGCCACCTTGCGAGTGGGTGAATAAAATCCCCGGGCCGATTCTATCGAACAGCGCTGACACGCCATCAGAGACCACGCCCATGTCGAACGGCCCGGTGTTCGGTGTCATCGCCCGGAAAAACTGCTCGCGGGTCTGGTCATCCTGAGCAAATTGCACACCGTTGAAGTAGTTGGGCCACAGCCCGATGCGGAACTGGTTGAACCACAGTTGTTCGTCAGGCACAGGCTTGATTGTGGTCTCGACCATGCTGCGTCCGGCATCGCCACGCCGGGGCTGATCGATCAGATAGACGCCGTAATGGCGGCGCAGAAAGATGTTCTGAAAGCCTTCGCGACCATCGGCGGTGGTCTCCCAGGTCTTGGAAAACTGGCCTGCACCGTGCCACATGACGATGGGCAGTTTTCGCGCATCCACCGGGATTTGATAGAAGGCGTAGACGTGGTCACCGTGGTACGTCTGGCCGTTGGGCATCATTGGTTGGCGCGGGTTGAAGGTGCCCGGTGCAGTGGTCACCGATCCGCCGGCGGCGAAGCTGCCTTGTTGTTGAATCAGCAACGAACCATCGGGGTGGTTCGCGCAGGCCGCCAACAGGCTCAACAGCGTGATGCTCAGCAGGTACTTTGCAGATTTCATGTCATTTCCCCGAAGCCGCGAGGGCTTGGGTCAACGCGGTGTTGGCACGTTCAGCCGTCTGTGTATCACCGTGTTTTTTCAGCAGTTCCGTGACCTCATGCAACTGTGCCGTGCTCAGACCGACGCGCAGGCTCGCCGCCATGTGCGAGCGCAATTGCGGCTCGACTCCTGGCGTCGCCGCCAGCGCCCCGACGGTCGCCAGTTCGCGACTTTGCCAGTCGAGGTTGTCGCGCTCGAAGATGTCACCGAACAGGTGGGTTTGCAGGAACCGGTTGATCACCGGAGCGAACTCGAACACCGGGCCTTTGACCGGGGCGCCGGAGATCCTGGTTTGATTCGCGGTGCCGGCGGCCAGCAGCTCATCCCCGATCGGAATCACCCGGCTCGGCTCATGCCCCGGCGCGTCTTCGATACCGCGCTGTTTGCGCGCCTGCACCACTGTCATCAGTTCGTTCAAGGCGTTGAGGCTACGGGGGAAGCCCACATAGGCGTACAGCTGCACCAGAATTTCCCGGGTTTCGCTGATGGTCAGGCCGGCATCGAGCCCTTGATTGAGCGCGGTGTTGAGGTTGGGCATGTCGCTGGTCGCCATGAACGCGGCGATCAGAGGGATCGTTTGTTGTTGGCGCGACAAGCTGGCTGCGCTGGCGGGCGTGCTGGCCATGGTCTGCGATGCCTCGGCTGCTTGAGTGGTAACGCTGAACATCGCCCCAATACCCAGACCAAGCGCCATGAGTGCGGGGAGAGCAGTGCTGTTACGTGCGTCAGTGGTCATCGTGAAAGGCTCCATCCATTGCGGGTCACTGCGGTGTCGCTGGATCGTACGGAGGATGGTTGTGTCGATTAACCCCGAAATTGCGCATGGACTTCTGAACAGAATTCATGAGTCGACATTGCCATAACCGCTGCAATTCCGGCGCGACCCCGCTGATGCAGGGCCTGTAGGGCGGATGGCGGTTTGCAACAAAGGTGCCGGGTGAGCAGCTTCGACACATTCCGTAACTTCATTGGCCGGCGTACTGCGCCTCCGAGACCTGTTCCGCCCAGGTGACGGTCTTGCCGTCCTTGGCTTCAGCGATGGCGATGTGGGTCATGCCGTTGCTGGTCGTGGCGCCATGCCAGTGACGGATGTGCGGCGCAATCCAGACAGTGTCGCCCGGCCGTATTTCCTGTCGTGGGCCGCCCTCTTGCTGCACGTAGCCGACGCCTGCGGTGACGATTAGCGTTTGCCCCAGCGGGTGGGTGTGCCAAGCCGTGCGTGCGCCAGGCTCGAAGGTCACCGTGCCGCCGCCGATGCGCGCCGGCGCATCACCGTTGAACAGGCCATCAACGCGCACCGAGCCGGTAAAGTTTTGAGCCGCGCCCTTGACCGAGGGCTGCGAGCCGTTCGGCGTAACGCGTATTTCGCCGGCGGCCTGTGATTCTGCCGCCATGAATGACAAAGCAACGAGTGGTGCGATCAATCGGTTCATCGGGTCAACTCCGGTCAGACGTGAAAGTGGCGGCGTACAGCGCGCCGCGTTTGGGCAGACTCAGAGTCCGGTCATCTTCAGTGCAGATTCCGGCAGGCGTTCACCGTGCACTTGAATCTGCGCCATCTGTTCGTTGATCTCGCGCAGATCGTCAACGGTCAATTGCAGTTCGACTGCGCCCAGGTTCTCTTCCAGTCGATGGGGTTTGGTCGTGCCTGGGATCGGCACAATCCACGGTTTTTGTGCTAGCAACCAGGCCAGCGCCACTTGCGCCGGCGTGGCGTGTTTGCGTTGCGCGACGGCTTTCACCACATCGACCAACGCCAGATTGGCCTTGCGCGCTTCGGGGGAAAATCGCGGGACGAAGTTGCGGAAATCGCTCGCGTCGAACTGCGTGTGCTCATCGATCTGACCGGTGAGGAAACCGGCTCCGAGGGGGCTGAACGGTACGAAACCGATTCCCAGTTCTTCCAGTACTGCCAGCAGCTCCAACTCCGGGCCTCGCCAGAACAGCGAATATTCGCTCTGCACTGCCGTGACCGCTTGCACCGCGTGAGCCCGGCGAATAGTGTCCACACCCGCCTCAGACAGGCCGAAATGCTTGACCTTGCCCTCGGCGATCAGATCCTTGACGGTGCCGGCGACGTCTTCGATGGGCACCTGCGGATCAACGCGGTGCTGATAAAACAGGTCGATGCAATCGGTGCGCAAACGCTGCAACGACGCCTCGGCAACGGCGCGTATATGTTCCGGGCGGCTGTTGGTTCCGCCGCCGCGTGCGCCGGTAATCAGGTCGATATCGAAGCCGAACTTGGTGGCGATGACGACCCGCTCGCGAATCGGCTGCAAGGCCTCGCCCAGCAGTTCTTCATTGGCAAACGGGCCATACGCTTCAGCGGTGTCGAACAGGGTGATGCCTTGCTCGTGAGCCGAACGAATCAGCTTGATCATGCTGGCTTTGTCGGCAGCGGGCCCATAGGCCGAGGTCATGCTCATGCAGCCCAGGCCCAGTGTAGAAACTTCCAGGCCATTGCCCAACGTGCGGATCTTCATGAGGTTACTCCGTACAGAATTCAATTCACGCGTGCGGAGGTGATCGCTCAACCAGCCGTTTACGCGTTCCATGGTCTTGCGCTCCTGCTCACTCTTCATCACAAAGCCTCCCAAAACCTTTGCCTTCGGCGCGTGCTTGACCAGCACGCTGCGGCTGTTGCCCAAGCCATAACCGCCGTGGGTGTTGAAGGGGATTAGGGTCTTGCCGGTCAGGTCGTGGGCGTTGAGAAAGGCGCGCACGATGGGCGGGGCGGTTTCACCCCAGATCGGAAAGCCGAGATAGATCGTGTCGTAATCGCGCAGAGCGTGAACCTGGTTGTTTCACTGGCGCCTCGCGTGTCGGCGAGCGACAGCAGCGGGGCACTGGCCAGTGCGGCGATCACCGTGCGCCGCAGTGGATCGTGATGGTTGCTCATCGACCTACACGCGCCCTTAGGGCCTCGGGATAACGCTCGCCTTCGACGTGGATCTGCGCCAGCGCTGTATCAATTGCCTTCAGTTCGAAGGGGTCGAGCGTGATGTCCGCGCCGCCGAGGTTTTCTTCCAGGCGATGCAGTTTGGTCGTCCCCGGAATCGGCACAATCCACGGCGCCTGCGCGAGCAGCCATGCCAGCGCGATCTGTGCGGGTGTCGCTTGTTTCTGCGCGGCGATCTGGCGGATCTCCACCACCAATCCCTGATTGGCTTGCAGCGCCGACTGGCTGAAACGCGGGACGATGCTGCGGAAATCGTCGCTGCCGTAAGTGGCCTGTGCCGACACCGTGCCGGTGAGAAAACCTTTGCCCAATGGGCTGAACGGCACGAGGCCGATGCCTAACTCCCAAAGCGTGGGCAGAACTTCCTGCTCAGGCTCGCGCCACCACAGTGAGTATTCACTTTGCAGTGCTGTGATTGGCTGCACCGCGTGCGCACGGCGAATGGTCTGCGCGCCGGCCTCCGACAGGCCGAAGTGCTTGACCTTGCCTTCGCCAATCAAGTCCTTCACCACCCCGGCGACGTCCTCGATCGGCACATCCGGATCGACGCGGTGCTGGTACAGCAGATCGATGTAATCAGTCTTCAGTCGACGCAACGAACCCTCGACCGCGACCCGGATGTGCTCGGGGCGGCTGTTGAGAATCTGCTGTTTATTATCGTCGCCAAAGGTGAAACCGAACTTGGTGGCGATGACCACTTGATCGCGCACCGGTGCCAGGGCTTCGCCCACCACTTGTTCGTTCAGGTAAGGGCCGTAAACCTCGGCGGTATCGAAGAACGTTACGCCCCGGTCAAACGCCGATCGAATCAGCGCAATGGCCTGTTGTGTGTCAGTCGCTGGGCCGTAGCCATGGCTCAAGCCCATGCAACCCAAGCCCAGGGCTGACACTTCAAGTGAACTGTTCCCGAGTGTGCGCTTGTGCATTTGGATCTCCCGGCATTTGGCGTTGGGAGAACAGTAAGCGAGCTAACG includes the following:
- a CDS encoding aldo/keto reductase — translated: MRDYDTIYLGFPIWGETAPPIVRAFLNAHDLTGKTLIPFNTHGGYGLGNSRSVLVKHAPKAKVLGGFVMKSEQERKTMERVNGWLSDHLRTRELNSVRSNLMKIRTLGNGLEVSTLGLGCMSMTSAYGPAADKASMIKLIRSAHEQGITLFDTAEAYGPFANEELLGEALQPIRERVVIATKFGFDIDLITGARGGGTNSRPEHIRAVAEASLQRLRTDCIDLFYQHRVDPQVPIEDVAGTVKDLIAEGKVKHFGLSEAGVDTIRRAHAVQAVTAVQSEYSLFWRGPELELLAVLEELGIGFVPFSPLGAGFLTGQIDEHTQFDASDFRNFVPRFSPEARKANLALVDVVKAVAQRKHATPAQVALAWLLAQKPWIVPIPGTTKPHRLEENLGAVELQLTVDDLREINEQMAQIQVHGERLPESALKMTGL
- a CDS encoding aldo/keto reductase, giving the protein MHKRTLGNSSLEVSALGLGCMGLSHGYGPATDTQQAIALIRSAFDRGVTFFDTAEVYGPYLNEQVVGEALAPVRDQVVIATKFGFTFGDDNKQQILNSRPEHIRVAVEGSLRRLKTDYIDLLYQHRVDPDVPIEDVAGVVKDLIGEGKVKHFGLSEAGAQTIRRAHAVQPITALQSEYSLWWREPEQEVLPTLWELGIGLVPFSPLGKGFLTGTVSAQATYGSDDFRSIVPRFSQSALQANQGLVVEIRQIAAQKQATPAQIALAWLLAQAPWIVPIPGTTKLHRLEENLGGADITLDPFELKAIDTALAQIHVEGERYPEALRARVGR